The Terriglobales bacterium genome includes the window ATCAGCGCCTGCGTAGCACCTTCGAATGCCCCTTGCCGGACATTGCTGATTCGTCCCGTGTTGCCCTCCAACATGGTTGTTCAACGTGTATCGGGCGATCAACAGACAGTCGGCGTTGGAGGCACATTCAATCCGGCAGTCGTGCGCGTGGTGGATGCCGCCGGCCTGCCTGTGATCGGAGCACCAGTTTTCTTTCGAAGCGACGTGTATCGGGCGCAAACGCGTCAGCAACAGATCGTGCGTGGCGACCTTGTGATTACCGTCAAGGAACAACCGGTGGTGCTCGCGAGTTCAAGCAGTACGGTCGTAACCGATGCAGAGGGCATCGCGCGTACCCAGGTCACGGGAGACCCCTACCAACCTGTAGATATCCTGATGCGCGCAATCGCTGGAGTGTCCGGAATCGACCTGAGCATGCATACCATCTGGATCGATAGTATGCCCCCGCCGGTGATCTCGGCCGCGGTGAGTGAGGCGCAATCCATTGCATCCGTCCCGACCGCCGCAGCCTCACCGCGTTCGCTGTCACCACGCAGTCTTGCCGTGACAACCGCTTCACGCAACTCAACTTCTTCCAGCCCCGCTGTGGCAAATCGTGTGCGAATTGAGCGTGCCCCAAGTTCCGGGAATGACTTCGCAATCAAGCTTACCGACTCACAAGGCCAACCTGTTGCCGGTGCCAGTGTTTCCTTCTTCGTAGACGTGTATTCTCCCGCGAAAGAAACGAACGAATCGGAACTGTCGGATTCTTTTTCATTCCATACGCAGTCAGATTCTTCAGGATTGGCAGAGATGAAGTTCGATGCTCAGGATGAACGTCGAAGCCGCCTTGTGGTTCGGGCCATTGCCGCAGATGCAGAGCTCACTTTCACTCAGGAATCGCGGAGGGCACAGCGTCAGAAGGCTGTCGCTTCCGGCGCTGTGCCCTCTCCGGCTACTTCTTCAAATGCGAATCCACCCACTCGTTCACAGTCTTGTACCAAAGCTGACTGTTCTGAGGCTTCAGAACCCAGTGCCCTTCGTCAGGGAAGTACAGCATCTTCGACGGCACCTTCAACCGCTGAAGGTAAGTAAATAACTGGAATCCTTCTGAGACGTCGAGGCGGTAGTCGAGTTGTCCGTGAACCACCAATGTGGGTGTTTTGAAGTTGGTGGCATAGTTGTTGGGCGACCATTTTTCGTAGGTTGCACGATTCGTCCACGGAGTACCCTGGAATTCCCATTCGGGAAACCATAGTTCTTCCGTAGTCCCATATGCGGAGATCGTATTGAACTGTCCGTCGTGGGAGACGAAGCACTTGAACCGGTTCGTATGGCCGAGCATCCAGTTCACCATGTAACCGCCGTAGCTTGCTCCCATGGCGCACACCCGCTGACCATCGATAAATGGATACGTCTTCGCCACGTAGTCCAGACCGGCCATCAAGTCTTCGTAAGGCTTGCCTCCCCAGTCACCGTTAATCTCATCGATGAACTTCTGACCATAGCCGGTAGACCCTCGCGGATTGATCATCACTACCACGTAACCGTCGGCGGCAAATAGCTGAGCGTTCCACCGGTATGTCCAGGAATCTCCCCATGCACCCTGCGGGCCGCCGTGGATCAGGAACTTCACCGGATACTTCTTGCCCGGTTCGAATTGTGGCGGCTTCAGAAGGAAGCCGTGGACCTTCGTCTTCAGTGCGCCATTGAACCAGAAGGGCTCCAGTTGTGACATGGCGACTTGCGACAGAACTGGGGTATTGATGTGAGTCAACTGTGTCTTCATCGCCGTACCACGCCCGTCATGGATGGCGAAGATCTCGTTCGGCATGGCGATGCTCTGGCCCGTCACGAAGATCGTTGCTCCATCGGGAGACACGGCCGGCGAATCGACGTGGCCACCCTGCACCAGCGTAGGCTTGCCACCGTTGATGCCGATCCGGTACAGCGGCGCTTCGCCCTGATATTCCGACACGAAATACAGTGCGTCCGATTTCGGAGCCCACGCAAAGGCTTCCACCCATTGGTCGAAAGATTCGGTCAGGTTCTTGATTTGCCCTTTCAGGCGGTTGTAGAGCACCAGGCGGAAGCGGTCGCTTTCGTAGCCGTTGCGCATCTGCATGCGCCAAGCGATCCATTTGCCGTCGGGCGAATAGAGGGGAGTGGAATCGCTGCCTGGGGCCGTGCTGATCTTCTTCGGTGTGCCGCCGGAGATGGGCACTATGAAAACTTCGTTGTTTGTGCTGACGGATTCTAGTTCGTCGATGTTGCTTGTGAAGGCTACTTCTTTACCGTCAGGCGAGATCGCATAAAGCGCCTGTCCCCCCAGGCTGAATGGAGGCACGTCGTGGTCACCCGGCGTGATGTCACGGGCGGTACCACCCTCCGCCGGGACCACAAATAGGTGCGTGCGCTTTCCGTACGTGTAAGTCGACCAATGCCGGTAAAACAGGCGCGTAAAGATCTGAGCCTTCACCTTCGACTTGTTGCGCTCGTCATTGCGCTGTTGGTTGCAAGCATCGCTGGGGCAGTCCGGATACACGGAAGACGTGAACAAGATGTTCTTGCCGTCGGGCGACCAGATCGCTCCATCAGCTCCTGTTGAAATCGAACTGACTTTTCGGGGATCGGTGACGAAGATTCCGCGGGCAGAATCGAAATCCGAAACCCACACCTGTGATTCGCCGTCGCGCGCGGAGATGTACAGCACCGACTTGCCGTCGGGCGACCAGCGCGGCCCATCTTCGCCCGGTCCCTGGCTGATCTGGCGTGCTTCTCCGCCACCAGCCGGCATGATCCAAAGATGCGTCGCCTTGGTATTTTTTTCGAGATCAACATCCTGAACAGGGAAGACCACCCACTTGCCGTCGGGTGAGGGCGTCGGGTCTCCCACGCGTTTCAACGCCATCATGTCCACGAACGTGAATGGACGCTTGGTCTGGGCGAGAGCGATTGGCGCAAGCAGCAATATGAAAGCAACAAGGCGGCGCAGCAGCATGAATAAGCCTCCGGAAAGCAAACGGGAAAGTGTAAACGAAAAGCGGATCGGAGTCTGCGTCTTAGGAACTCGCTTCGAGGATCAAACCGTCGTGGTGAGCGCCAGTTCCTGCTGTGCAGCTGGCATTTCGATTGTGATGCCAGCTCCACGCGGTTCAGCATTGAAGGCGCGGATCTCCCCGCCATGCTGCTTCACAATGCCGTAGCAGACGCTCAAACCCAAGCCCGGCCCCTTCCCAACGCCCTTCGTCGTGAAGAACGGATCGAAGACGCGCTCTGGATCGGCGAAGCCTAGACCGCTGTCCACGACGGTCACGCTCACAATGCCGTGATTGAGCCCGGCGCGGACGGTAATCTTCCGATGCTCCAGCCCGTCCACTGCTTCGAGCGCATTTCCCAGTACGTTGAGAAACACCTGTTTTAGTTGTGCTTCATCGAACCGTACCATGGGGAGGTCTTTTTCCACTTCCATCTCAAGATCGATGTTGCGGCTCTTTGCCTGGTATCCACAGAGTTTTAACGCCTCTTCAAGCGACTGATTGATCGAGAGAAGCTTCCGTTCCGCTTTGTCTTGTTTCGCGAAACGGACAAGGTTCTCAATAATCTTCTTCATCCGCAAACTTTCGCGCTGGATGATACCCGCCTGCTGCCGGACCTGCGGGTCTTCCGAGAAGTCGGAAAGCATTTCGGAGTATCCCAAAACTGCGGTCAGCGGGTTATTCAACTCGTGGGCCATGCCGGCAACCAACTGGCCGATGCCGGCCAGTTTTTCCGTACGGACAAGCTCACGTTGCAGGTAAGCCCGCTCAATGGCCACGCCGAGATCATCGGCCAGCAACTCCAATTTCGACATCTCAGTTTCGTTGACTCGCGCAAGTTCGCGAGGTTCGTCGAGCGAGAAGAACCCGGCGTACGTGCCTCGCGGAGACCGGATTGGCACTATCAGTTCATCGCCGCGCTGCCAGAAGGGATTGCTGCCGAAATCTGTTTTCCCCGGCACCGACCCGTATGGTTCCATTTCCTTTTGCGACAGCACGTACGTAGTTCGGCCAATCAGCCTACCGGTCGTCGCCAAGTCTGCGAGCTGCTGCGGGGACAACTGGCGTACAGAAATTTCCAGCTTCGCTAATACGTCCGGCTCAACTCCTGATGAGCCGGCGATATGTAACCTTTGCTGCTCGTCAACGAGCAAAACAGTTACACGACGGAAAGTCGTCACGGTGGTAATGATGCGTGCAATGTCCCCGCAGAGCGACCGCACATCCTGTCCGCTCAGCAATCGGGAAGTAACTTCGGCAAAGCTTTCAAGTTGCTGGTTAAGTCCGCGCTCTCGCTGGCGCATTTCATCGGAAATGTTCTTTTCTTCTTCCAGCAGAACCAGGATCATGCCGAATGCAAGGATGTATTTAGGGACATTCCAGAACTCACTGAACTCGCCCAGCATCTTCTCGAATTCCGGGTGGAACGCGGCGATCGCCCATACCAATGCCCAGCCGGCAAATCCGAGGAAAGTCGTGATCACTCCGGGAGTGCGCCGTCGGTAGTGCTGAACGAAAAGGATGCCGGAAAGCAGGAACATCCACATCAGCGCCAGCAGCGCTGGAAATTCGGTGTTTCCGCGGGCCGCTTGCACAACGGACGCTATTCCGCTGGCCGCCAGTGCGCCATAGAGTGCCAGCACCCCCGGAGACCATCGCCAGTCGCATGTCGCGAAGAACGCAATGGGGCCGAAGTACATGATCATTGCCGCCAGGGCGGAGAGTATCCACCACGTTGCTCCGGTTGCCGCTACGCAACTAAGGACTACTGCCGGTGTTCCTACGAGCAGTAGGAATTTGCGGCGGTATTCCGGGAATTCTGCTATCGGTGATGACGAGACTACGAAAACGATGCCTGCAAACGACACCAGCGTAAGGTCCGCAGCGATAATGAATGTGCGCGGCAGGCGGGAAGCTTCTTCGAGCAGGCGGATGGCAAAATGCGAGAGAACCAGGCCCCATCCCCAGACCCACAACCGGACTCGTACCGACGAGTGTTTCCGGCACGTGACAAGGAACACCGCTGCCAGTATCCCGAGTACCAGGGTCGCCGGAAGTTTCTGTATAAGTCCAGTCATGTATAAATGAGGACCCAGGTGTTCTGTATTAGTTTCAGCCCGCCAGGTTACGTTTGGGAGTCGCCAACCGGGTACTCCGGTTCGAAGCTTCCGGGTAACCTGCGGCATCTAAAGAAGTAACCCGAGTTACGCACTATGACAACCCAATTGTCGGTCCGCCGACTTACTTACGTATTAATACCTCTACTGTTGGCTATTCTGACCCTGCCGATGCTGGCAGAAGACCGTGGCGAAGGCCCGCTTGAGAAGGCTGAGCCCAAAAACATCACGGTAGACGAAATCATCCAGCGCTTCGCCGCTAAGGAAAAACAATTCAAATTGGCCCGCGAGCAGTACACCTGGCGACAGGACGTCCGCGTCAACGACATGGATGGCAATACTGCACTGGGTGAGTACCGCATGGTCACCGACATTCTTTTCGACGACAAGGGTAAGCGTGTCGAGAATGTTGTGTTTGCGCCGCAGTCGACGCTGCGGCAGATCTCGATGACGAGAGAAGATTTGGACGACATCGAAAAGCGCCTGCCATTCGTCCTCACGACCGATGAGATACCCGACTACAACATCCTCTACGTCGGCCAGCAGCAGCAGGACGAAATCCATACCTACGTGTTCGACATCGCACCCAAGAAGATCGAAAAGAACCGCCGCTACTTCCAGGGTCGCATCTGGGTCGACGATCAGGATTTCCAGATCGTGAAAACGCGCGGCAAGAACGTGCCCGACATCACGAGCAAAAGCGGAGAAAATCTCTTTCCGGAATTCACCACGTGGCGCGAACAGATTGATGGCAAGTACTGGTTCCCCACTTACACCATGATCGACGACACGCTCCACTTCAAGACCGGTGACGTTCGCGTGAAGCAGATCGTGAAATACACGAACTACAAGCGGTTCGGCTCTCAGATCAAGATTACCTACGAAGGGCAGGACATCGGCGCAGCCGAGCAGAACCAGCAGACTCAGCAACCTCAGCAGGGAACCGCCCCTCCGGAACAGAAGAAATAATCTGGTCGAAGTGAAAAGGCCGGAGCCTGAAGGCTTTGGCCTTTTTGCTTGGGGCAAGCAAAAGGCCGACCCAACCGGATCGGCCTTTGATTCGCCTCTAATGATCTTTTACGCTGCGGGTGCCAACGACCGTTGCGCTGAGTTTTGAATGAAGCGCTTCATCACCGTGGCCCACATAACTTTCTTCCGTACAGCACTTTCCTTCACATTGCGTCCTTGCGCGAACATTCCCAGCAACGCCTTCATCTTTAGGACGCGGAGTATCTCTGCTTCGCTTTCACTTACGCCGTAAGCTTCCACAAACTCGTCTTGCACCTGCGCGGTGATATTGCGGTTGCAGAACGGGTACTTCTCCAGCGCTTCCACGCAGGCCTGGAACTGGGCGACGTCGTTGAATGAACTGCCGTTCATCGTCATGTTGGCGTAATCGCAGATTCCTACCCCGTCTCCGACCACAACGTTGAGCGGAGTGAAGTCGTTCAGTACGGCCGAACCCGGAACGGTTTTGCTCGCCCGATTCAGGATTCCTTTTGCCCCATTCAGAATGGTTCTAACCGAATGGTCATCGAGTCCTGAGCCTTTGCAGTTATCACAGAGCTTTTCGAGTTCCTTCATGAGTCCGGCGGCGTCGAAAGGTATTGGGGAACCGCCGGTCGCGCGATGGAAATTCCGCAGCCATAGCCCCGTTTGGCGTGCGGCGCCGGCGAGGTGACCGTTGTCGGCGTATCCCGGCAGCAGGGCGGCTTTCATGATGATGGACTGCAGCGGCAGTCCATTGAACTTTTCCGATACGACGGCGCCAACATCCGTAAAGTCGCCGACCGGGCGGGGCACGCCTGATAGGTTGCGCTCCCGAAATAACTCGTAAACGGTCGCCAGGTTTTTGCCTTCGGTTTGGGCCATCGTTCGAGCCCCTTGCTGGCCACATTTGCTGGCGCGGTACACCTTTGCTGCCAGCCGCTCACTTCCGTCTGCAAAATCGATCACGATGTCGTAGATGTAATGGTCGCTTTTTGGCGTGTGACCCACCACGCGAACGTTGCGTAGTTCGCCGCGGCCGGGATAGTAGCTCTGCCCGGTTCGCTTGAGTTCTGAAACAATATGATCCATTACGGTTTCCGGCATTCGTTCTCCCAATGATCTGTTCGGTATAGGTGCTTTTCGGAGGGGCCAAGGTCGGATTTGCGGCGACGGCCCTAATCAAGCGAACAACTTAAGTGCAGTTATGGTTCCAGCCGCCACTTCGGCGAGGATGCCTGTAAGTGACTGATAATTCGTAGGGTTTACCACACGTCGACTGCTTTTCGAACCAGATAGGGTATCCGCATTCCCACACTTGGCAGTTATCAACCAGCAAACAGAAACAACGGTCAGGGGCGCCGAAAAGAAAAATATTCCCGTTTCAGACACAAGGATGAATTTCGTACACGCCAGGTGGCCTCACATGACGTGAATCGAAATAGCTTGTTGAGTATTCCAATAAAGTAGAAATGAGCCAGAGATCCACTTTTACAGCCCGGCTACGCCAGTCGGTGCCGCTTTCCGATGCCACCCGACATCTGCAGTTTGAGGTAGAGGACCTGCCGAGCTTCGACTTTGAACCTGGGCAGTTCATCTCCATGCAGGCGGAACATGACGGTCGCGAAATAACTCGTGCCTACTCTATAGCTTCGTCACCAAAGCATGAAAGCGTGTTTGACGTTTGCCTGAACCGGGTTAGGGAAGGCTTCTTCTCGAACCTGTTGTGCGACCTTCCCGAAGGCTCGCGGGTGAAATTCCATGGGCCGCATGGATATTTCATCCTGAAGAATCCTGTCCGCGATTCCATCTTCATTGGCACCGGTACCGGCATTGCCCCACTGCGTGGCATGTTGCACTGGTTGTACGAGGAGCCGGGCCGCAACCAGGGCCGCGAGTTCTGGCTTGTGTTTGGTGTTCGTTCCAGCGAGGACCTGTATTACCACGACGAATTCAAGCAGATGGAAGCGCAACATTCGAACTTCCATTACGTTCCTACGTTAAGCCGACCCGATGAAAACTGGACGGGTGCCCGCGGTTACGTGCAGGAGCACGTGCGGGAAATTGTGGGCGACCGAAAGGACATGGACGCGTATATCTGCGGCCTGAAGGACATGGTGAAAGCGAACCGTGACCTTCTGGTCAAAGATCTGGGATGGGACCGCAAATCGGTTCTATATGAGCGATTTGACTAAGTTCCAGCTCGCTTCCCACGGCGACAAGATATGCGTAGGGTGACGAAGTGGATTACCACGGTTACCTAAGGTCCATAACCTCCGTTAAGTTGTCAGAGGGCTCCGTGCGGGCGCAGTATCACGGCTGCAGTATGGGGGTGATATGAGTTTGAGAACGAAAGTCAGAGCGCAAAGCTGGGAAACGCGGGCATGGGATTTCATTACGGTTGCCGTAATGTTGGTGACTGCGTTTAGCTGCGCGATTTGGATGGTCAGAAGCTAATAGGATTGGGCGCACCCCTGTGCGCCCACGAAACGCCGTTTACCGGGCTGCCGCAGTCTGTGCCGTTGCACTCCTGAAGTACTCCAGGGACATCTTCAATCCCTGCTCGAGTTGTATCTTTGGTTCCCACCCGAACAGGCGCTTTGCCTTGGAAATATCCGGACGCCGCTGCTTCGGGTCGTCCTGTGGCAATGGCTCGAATCGGATGCGGCTCTTTGACCCCGTCACCTGAATCACTCGCTTTGCGCATTCCAGGATCGTGAACTCATTGGGATTGCCGATGTTCGTAGGCAGGTGCTCATCTGACTTCGCCAGACGGAGAATCCCTTCGACCTCGTCCGACACATAGCAGAAACTGCGCGTCTGGGAACCATCGCCGTAAACGGTGAGGTCTTCCCCCGTCAAAGCCTGCTTCATGAAGTTCGGAATTACACGACCGTCATTGATCTGCATCTTCGGTCCGTACGTGTTGAAAATACGGACGATGTGGGTATCAACTTTGTGATATCGCAAGTACGCCATCGTCAGGGCTTCGGAAAACCGTTTTGCTTCGTCATAAACAGAACGTGGGCCGATCGGATTGACGTGACCCCAGTACGTCTCCGTCTGTGGATGCACTTCCGGATCGCCATAGCATTCTGAGGTGGATGCCATGAAGTACTTCGCGCCGTGCCGTTTTGCGTACTCCAGTGAGTGGAAGGTGCCAAACGATCCAACCTGAAGCGTTTCGATTCCATGCTCCATGTAATCGACCGGGCTCGCGGGTGAGGCGAAGTTGAACACGTAATCCACCGGGCCGAACTCAAACGGAGTCGAAATGTCGTGGTTCCTGAACTCGAATCGCGGCTCGTTCGCAAGATGCGCGATATTTTCTTTGCGGCCCGTAATCAGGTTGTCGATGCAAAGGACCGAGTGTCCTTCCGCTAGCAGGGCATCGCAAAGGTGAGATCCCAGGAATCCGGCACCGCCGGTGACAAGAGTTCGCATTATTCTGCCTTTCCGCGAGTGGCCGCGAGTTTGCCGTCTTTTTGCGGCGGACGTGTCAGCGAAGGCTGCACGTCGGCCCGGCCAACACTGGAATAGATGAATCCATTGGCCGCCATGTGGGCTGGGTCGTGCAGATTACGCCCATCCACCACGATTGGATAGGTCAGGCTCGCCTTCAGACGTGGCAAATCGAGTTTCGCGAATTCAGGCCAATCCGTGAGAATCAAGAGTGCATCCGCGCCGTTGGCTGCCTCGTAGGCGGATTCGCAGTAAACCATGTTCTCGCTGGGTAATGTCTCTTTTGCACGCTCCGCTGCTGCCGGGTCGAAAGCACGGATCTCGCAGCCCTCCTTGAGCAGTGCCTTCACGATTTCAATTGCCGGGGATTCCCGGATATCGTCGGTCCCGCCTTTGAACGCCAGTCCCAGCACCGCCAGGCGCTTGCCTTTTAAGGTCCACAGTGCGTTCCGGACTTTCCGCAGGAATCGCGCTCGCTGTTCGGCGTTAATATTCATGACCTCCTGGAGCATGCGGAAGTCGTATCCCGTCTCACGCGCAACGGATGAAAATGCCTTCAGATCCTTCGGGAAGCAGGATCCGCCGTAGCCGACTCCAGGGTTCAGGAAGCGTCGCCCAATCCGCGAATCGCTGCCGATGCCGTCGCATACTTCTTTGATATCGGCGCCGACTGCTTCACAAATGTTTGCCACGGCGTTAATAAATGAAATCTTCGTGGCAAGGAAAGCATTTGAGGCGTGCTTGATCAACTCGGCGCTCTTCGTGCTGGTAATGATAATCGGAGGAGGAATCGGAGCGCCCGTCGTATTAGGAATCAGATTTTTCGATTTATAGTAGGCGCCTGACGTTAGCGGCTCGTAGATGTCCTTCAAAACTGACGCGCAGCGTTCGGTGTCAGCCCCGACAACAATGCGGTCGGGATAGAGGAAGTCGCCGACGGCAGTTCCTTCGCGCAGAAATTCCGGGTTCGATGCCACGTCGAAATGGTCGGGGTCGGCTCCATCGAGCAGCATCACCCGCCGCACCCAATTGCTGGTGAAAACAGGAACCGTGCTCTTCTCAACCACGATCTTATAGTCATCGATTGCGCCGGCAACTTCGCGGGAAACCTGTTCCACGTAAGAAAGGTCCGCATCTCCCTGCTCGGTCGAAGGTGTACCAACGGCGATGAAGATCGCCTGGCTCTGTTTGACCGCGCCGGGAAGATCAGTCGAAAACGTCAGGTTCTTTCCACGATGTCGCTCCAGCAACTCCGGCAGGAACTCTTCATGGATGGGGACACCCCCATCCTGCAACATCGCAATTTTCTCGGCATCGTTATCGATCGAGATCACCTGGTGCCCGATCTCGGCAAAGCACGCAGCCGCAACAAGACCTACATAACCGGAACCAATGACAGCAATTCGCATAAGAAGACCAGTTCTTAGATTTCGGGGTTTACTTTACACCTACGGCTATTAAGCTCAGACCCTTCCATGGCCAGACCCGATCGATCGGACGCATCAACGGCAACAGCATGTCCAAAGTTTTAAGTTGGAGTCGTGAAAAGCGTTTGCGCCTTAGGAACTTGGAATTAAGGTTCCAGCCGGGAACCGACATCCGGTTGAAGTCATCCATGTGCTCAAGCTTGAATCCCACCGATTCAAGCAAGGTGCGCAGTTCACCGGCCTCGAAGCGCATGCGCCGTCCGCGCTCCGTATCCAAAGTGCCGAATCGCTTCTTGCCCTGCGGTACCTGTATGATGACCCGCCCACCTTCGCGCAGGCTGCTGTACGCCGCAGCCAGAGACGCCGCGGGATTATCGAGCCCTTCCAACACATTGAGCAGCAAAACTGTGTCGAACTGCGACTCCAGACCGCGGAATTGTTCGGGCTGCCCCGGATCGAGTTCCATCACGTGCAGGTACGGCTTCCCAAGCGCGTACGAGCGCAGGTACGTCAGGTAATTCGGATTGACCTCGGCCGCCACATATAGGTCGCGCGGAATAAATTGGTTCGTAATACTTCCGACACCGGCTCCAATTTCAAGAATCTGGTTGCCGACAAAGGGACGAATAACCTCACCTAGCCACAGTGTGAACCGCCGCGCTTTATCCAGTTCCGAGATCAGCCGCGTGCCGTACTGGTCGTTCTCATAGAGATCGTCGATCAGCGTCCAATGCGCCATCGCCGCAAGCGCTAGCATTCCGTCGCGTGGACGAATCTTCTTGCCCTCCGCGTACGTCCGTGGCAGATATCGGATCGGCACCTCGAACACTCGCGCGCTTCGCTTCGCCAGCTTGAACGTCAACTCGATCTCGAATCGAAAATCGTTACTGCGGATTGGGATTGATTTCAGCAGTGTCGTGTTGATCGCTTTGTAGCAGGTCTCGACATCGGTGACGTGCAGGTCTGTCAACCAATTGCACATCGTCGTGATGCCCTTGTTCATCAGCGTGTGGCGGTACATCAGTGCCCGACGATAACTTGCCGACAGGTACCGCGACCCAAACACCGCGTCGGCGCCCTCTTCGGCGAACGGCACCAGTAGGGAAGGGATGTCCGCCGGGTTGTACTCGAAATCCGCGTCATGTACGACGCATACATCGCCGGAAGCCTGCGCAATCGCCGTCCTCAGGGCTCCGCCTTTTCCTTTGTTCGTCTCATGCCGGATGAGCGTGATCCGCGAATCCTCGGCTGCCAGCCGCCGCAGCACATCGCTGGTTCCGTCCTTGCTGCAATCATCCACAATGATCACTTCCAGTTCGCTGATCAGCGGATGCTGAAGCGCCAGCACTCTTCGAACGCTGGCTTCCACCACGTGGCGCTCGTTGTACACAGGAATAAGGACGCTGAGCCGAAAGGCACTCCGGGGCGTCTGCGTTTGCGTGTACGCTGGCTGGTGTTCCACGGTTTCGTCTGTGTTGGATGGAGTGCTGGCCAAACTCGCCTCGGTATCGGACTGCCCAAATCAGGCCATCGGCACCGCCCCATATGCAGCACGAAAGTCGGGCGATCCTCACGAAAGTATAAACCAGCAGCTGTCACAGACAGGAACAGTTAAGGCTTATTGCGGAGAGATCGCGGCGACCGTCCTGACCGTGTCGTTCACCTTCGGGAGGACGACGAAGGTTGCTTTCTCGTGCGCAGCCCGTAGTGCCCGCTCCACCGCATCTGCCAGCACCGTCTGGAATTGTCCGGTCAGCAGGTTGATGTCCAGCATCAGGTTGCGGTCGCTGTGTCTGCGGTGCACGGTGAATGTTGCCTGCTGCCCGTGCTTGGCAATGAGGGCCAGCGCAAGCTGCCAGTGGGCGTCGTCGTTCAGGGGCGCCGAGCCTTTGCGCCACTCGAAGCTGTATTGGCCGTTGTAGCTTTTCTTCAGGGCTTCGGGAATTTCAGCATGCTCCGTCGGACGAAAGGAGAGCTCAAACCCATCGAACTCATTTCCTTCGAAGGCCGACTGCAGCGTCAAGCAGATTGAGTTCAAGTCGTTTGCCGAACTCAGGTCCTCAGTCGCTCGCCGGATTGCGAGGTTATTCACGATCACCTGTTTTTGTTCGACAGTCCGCTTGGCCGTGCGACCCAACTCCGCGAATTCGTGGTAGCCGAGATGCTGCACTCCAAACACCATCAGCACCCCTACCACCACCAGCACAACACCCAGCGAACTGCCCGCCGGATACAACAGCAGGCTCAGCAGTCCTAGCAGTGCCGAAACTCCGTACAGCATCACCACGGCCTGCTTGTGCGAGAATCCGCGCTTGATCAGCTTATGGTGGATGTGCTCACGGTCGGCCGTAAACAGCGGTTGCCCGCTGAGGAACCGCCGCGTCACCGATAGAAATGTATCCAGCAGCGGCAATCCAAACGCCAGCACTGGGATGGCCACCGCCACTACCGTCGTACCTTTTTGCGCTCCGGCCAGCGAAACGGCGCTGAGCATGAATCCCAGGAACAGGGAACCCGAGTCGCCAAGGAAAATCGTCGCTGGGTTGAAGTTGTAGCGGAGAAATCCCAGGATCGCCCCGGCCAGCGTAACCGTCATCACCGAGATGAAGGCGTTGCCGGCGAACATCGACACCACAAAGACCACCAGCGTGGAAAAAAGCGCCGACCCCGCCGACAGCCCATCCAACCCATCGATCAAATTAAAAGCATTCGAGATCAGCAGCACCCACAGTACAGTCAGGA containing:
- a CDS encoding UDP-glucose/GDP-mannose dehydrogenase family protein, yielding MRIAVIGSGYVGLVAAACFAEIGHQVISIDNDAEKIAMLQDGGVPIHEEFLPELLERHRGKNLTFSTDLPGAVKQSQAIFIAVGTPSTEQGDADLSYVEQVSREVAGAIDDYKIVVEKSTVPVFTSNWVRRVMLLDGADPDHFDVASNPEFLREGTAVGDFLYPDRIVVGADTERCASVLKDIYEPLTSGAYYKSKNLIPNTTGAPIPPPIIITSTKSAELIKHASNAFLATKISFINAVANICEAVGADIKEVCDGIGSDSRIGRRFLNPGVGYGGSCFPKDLKAFSSVARETGYDFRMLQEVMNINAEQRARFLRKVRNALWTLKGKRLAVLGLAFKGGTDDIRESPAIEIVKALLKEGCEIRAFDPAAAERAKETLPSENMVYCESAYEAANGADALLILTDWPEFAKLDLPRLKASLTYPIVVDGRNLHDPAHMAANGFIYSSVGRADVQPSLTRPPQKDGKLAATRGKAE
- a CDS encoding MraY family glycosyltransferase, coding for MYLLGLFITALLLSSVLTHYVRNTAMRFGWTCTTPRNRDMHSSPIPRLGGVAICISFLVVAVSYVAFWRLRGHVTGFGLYTTFAVLAPACLMFVLGLYDDLKSLPPRVKFGVQVIAGLLLYYGGIRIYFFPIVSGYQELSGVISAVLTVLWVLLISNAFNLIDGLDGLSAGSALFSTLVVFVVSMFAGNAFISVMTVTLAGAILGFLRYNFNPATIFLGDSGSLFLGFMLSAVSLAGAQKGTTVVAVAIPVLAFGLPLLDTFLSVTRRFLSGQPLFTADREHIHHKLIKRGFSHKQAVVMLYGVSALLGLLSLLLYPAGSSLGVVLVVVGVLMVFGVQHLGYHEFAELGRTAKRTVEQKQVIVNNLAIRRATEDLSSANDLNSICLTLQSAFEGNEFDGFELSFRPTEHAEIPEALKKSYNGQYSFEWRKGSAPLNDDAHWQLALALIAKHGQQATFTVHRRHSDRNLMLDINLLTGQFQTVLADAVERALRAAHEKATFVVLPKVNDTVRTVAAISPQ
- a CDS encoding glycosyltransferase, translating into MASTPSNTDETVEHQPAYTQTQTPRSAFRLSVLIPVYNERHVVEASVRRVLALQHPLISELEVIIVDDCSKDGTSDVLRRLAAEDSRITLIRHETNKGKGGALRTAIAQASGDVCVVHDADFEYNPADIPSLLVPFAEEGADAVFGSRYLSASYRRALMYRHTLMNKGITTMCNWLTDLHVTDVETCYKAINTTLLKSIPIRSNDFRFEIELTFKLAKRSARVFEVPIRYLPRTYAEGKKIRPRDGMLALAAMAHWTLIDDLYENDQYGTRLISELDKARRFTLWLGEVIRPFVGNQILEIGAGVGSITNQFIPRDLYVAAEVNPNYLTYLRSYALGKPYLHVMELDPGQPEQFRGLESQFDTVLLLNVLEGLDNPAASLAAAYSSLREGGRVIIQVPQGKKRFGTLDTERGRRMRFEAGELRTLLESVGFKLEHMDDFNRMSVPGWNLNSKFLRRKRFSRLQLKTLDMLLPLMRPIDRVWPWKGLSLIAVGVK